Sequence from the Parvicella tangerina genome:
ACAAAGTAATTGAAACAAGTAGCGAGAATAACACGGTAATTTCGGAATTATCAACAACTGATTCTTTGTATGTGATTGCCAAGCCCTATAAAATGGAGCTTGAAGCTAGCATGTCTGAAGTGTTGAATGTTGCTAGTGTAAACCTCGAAAGAGAGGTTCCAGAAGGTCTGTTAAACAATTTTGTGGCAGATTTAACGCTGTCCACTGCTCGAAGTAGAAGTGCTGAATTTGTGGATGTTTGTTTATTAAACAATGGTGGTCTAAGGGTGCCTATAATGAAGGGTGAGGTGACCAGAGGGATGATTTTTGAGCTAATGCCTTTCGAGAATGAGCTGCTCGTGCTCGATTTAGCAGGTGAAGAAATGATTGATCTAATCAATTATGTGGTTTTGCGAAGCACCAATGAAAATGCCAAGACGGGAGTGGCTCTTAGTGGAATGAGAGTGACTATTTCGAATGGAAAGGCTTCACATGTGATGATTGGAACATCAACTTTTGATCCAGAGAAAACCTATCGTGTAG
This genomic interval carries:
- a CDS encoding 5'-nucleotidase C-terminal domain-containing protein gives rise to the protein MNNTSFKGFLLLFLTALCLGSCTNSYKVIETSSENNTVISELSTTDSLYVIAKPYKMELEASMSEVLNVASVNLEREVPEGLLNNFVADLTLSTARSRSAEFVDVCLLNNGGLRVPIMKGEVTRGMIFELMPFENELLVLDLAGEEMIDLINYVVLRSTNENAKTGVALSGMRVTISNGKASHVMIGTSTFDPEKTYRVVTSDYLAGGGDDMTFFAGAVDSEKLDVKLRDAILDYISGLAEKNIKIDAELDGRVYIAE